In a single window of the Flavobacterium sp. W4I14 genome:
- a CDS encoding hypothetical protein (product_source=Hypo-rule applied; ko=KO:K21572; pfam=PF07980,PF14322; smart=SM00495; superfamily=48452) → MKRYILIVLILVGLISCKKATSYLDQQNAGQDATVVFSDSVRTLGFLNGIYQGRGFSFNKGRWDSHGNLEEATDDAEYRYSGAGQYAVILYSGNVNPLNVVKGTTTDFYVQPYLQIRAVNLFLSKLPTTPLGPVTQKRVAAEARFLRAWYYHYLVKSFGGIALLGDRLFDKDDIIDIPRNTYEDCINYIVSECDAAAANLPLDQLDQDYGRITKGMCLALKSRVLLSAASPLFNGGGIVKTGAIASIIAYPTYDATRWAKAAQAAKDVIDMNKYDLVVDNTTAPGFGFYKTFISRANSELIFTFTQGPNKDFEGHFLPPSRSGGFYSTPTQNLVDQFDMRNGKQITDPTSGYNAANPYVNRDPRFGYTVIYNGANYANNSGAQAPVFTYVNAPSDGNGIGTTSGYYGRKMCDVNVSWGGSANADRGYPLMRYAEILLNYAEALNELGQTNNALTYIFKIRERAGILPGTDARFGIKTDISQVELRDLIIKERRTEMAFEDMRFYDERRWKIAEVTENAFNKVMLITPKSGTTSTSTDGTSYNYQIANSIRRHNFRAANYLLPIPQSEILKLPSYLQNPGY, encoded by the coding sequence ATGAAAAGATATATTTTAATTGTTTTAATTTTAGTAGGGTTAATATCCTGCAAAAAAGCAACAAGTTATCTCGATCAACAGAATGCTGGTCAGGATGCAACAGTCGTATTTAGCGATAGTGTACGAACATTGGGTTTTTTAAACGGGATTTATCAGGGACGTGGTTTTTCATTTAACAAAGGTCGCTGGGATAGTCATGGAAACCTTGAAGAGGCTACCGATGATGCCGAATACCGTTATAGTGGCGCAGGGCAGTATGCTGTAATCCTATATTCCGGGAACGTAAATCCGTTAAATGTGGTAAAGGGCACAACGACTGATTTTTATGTTCAGCCTTATTTACAGATCCGTGCGGTGAATTTATTTTTGTCGAAATTGCCAACAACGCCATTAGGGCCTGTAACACAAAAGCGCGTTGCTGCTGAAGCCAGGTTTTTACGCGCCTGGTATTACCATTATTTGGTAAAGTCATTCGGTGGCATTGCCCTTCTTGGCGATAGGTTGTTTGATAAAGATGATATTATTGATATCCCAAGAAATACTTACGAAGATTGTATAAATTACATTGTAAGTGAATGTGATGCTGCTGCGGCAAACCTTCCATTAGATCAGTTAGATCAGGATTATGGAAGAATTACTAAAGGGATGTGCCTGGCCTTAAAATCGAGGGTATTGCTTAGTGCCGCGAGCCCTTTATTTAATGGCGGTGGTATAGTTAAAACAGGTGCAATTGCGAGTATAATTGCTTATCCTACTTATGATGCAACACGTTGGGCAAAAGCAGCACAGGCCGCAAAAGATGTAATTGATATGAACAAATACGACCTCGTTGTAGACAATACCACAGCTCCAGGTTTCGGTTTTTATAAAACGTTCATTAGCAGGGCAAATAGCGAATTGATATTTACCTTTACACAAGGACCTAACAAAGATTTTGAAGGCCATTTTCTTCCACCTTCGCGGAGCGGTGGGTTTTATTCAACACCAACCCAAAACCTGGTAGATCAGTTCGATATGCGTAACGGAAAACAGATTACAGATCCTACTTCAGGATATAATGCAGCTAATCCATATGTTAACCGCGATCCCAGGTTTGGTTATACCGTTATTTACAATGGTGCTAATTATGCCAACAACAGTGGTGCCCAGGCTCCTGTATTTACCTATGTAAACGCGCCGAGTGATGGTAACGGCATTGGAACAACTTCTGGCTACTATGGCCGTAAAATGTGCGATGTTAATGTGTCATGGGGAGGTAGTGCCAATGCCGATAGGGGTTATCCTTTAATGAGATACGCAGAGATATTGCTCAATTATGCTGAAGCGCTTAACGAATTGGGACAAACTAACAATGCACTTACCTATATTTTCAAGATCAGAGAACGTGCAGGTATCCTACCTGGCACCGATGCCAGATTTGGAATTAAAACTGATATCAGCCAAGTAGAGCTCAGAGATTTGATTATTAAAGAACGCCGTACAGAAATGGCATTTGAAGATATGCGGTTTTACGATGAGAGGAGATGGAAAATTGCCGAAGTAACTGAAAACGCTTTCAATAAAGTTATGTTGATTACCCCGAAAAGTGGTACAACCTCTACTTCTACAGATGGTACTTCATATAATTATCAAATTGCAAATTCGATCAGAAGACATAACTTTCGTGCTGCAAATTATCTTTTGCCAATTCCGCAGAGTGAAATTTTAAAACTTCCTTCCTATCTGCAAAATCCAGGTTATTAA
- a CDS encoding TonB-linked SusC/RagA family outer membrane protein (product_source=TIGR04056; cath_funfam=2.60.40.1120; cleavage_site_network=SignalP-noTM; cog=COG1629; pfam=PF07715,PF13715; superfamily=49464,56935; tigrfam=TIGR04056), producing MRKYIFFLAFTILSKFLFAQNVNIQGQVSDKDGGIPGASIIEKDVPGNGASTGTDGKFRITLRGKSHILVVKAIGYLAKEVTVGQSANINIPLASDVKGLEEVVVVGYGTTKKATLTGAISSVSGQDIRRNPSASLQNTLAGRLPGFSSQQTSGQPGSDGATFFIRGIGSYTGSNQPLIIVDDIEFTYAQFARLDANEIESLSILKDASTTAVYGIKGANGVVLVTTRRGVVGPPSITFRSEYALSQPTRLPKFLNAYESATLFNQARINDGLPVQYSAADLEHWKAGDDPYGHPDVNWKEVLFRKFSYQWRNNFDISGGNDVVKYFASLGMVTQNGILNDFGAGEDVNNNFYYKRYNYRSNIDIKATKTLNVKLDLFGNIGEQNNPVIPNINGIQNIFYFYNSFLTLAPFAYPINNPNGSYGYSYAQPNRYSSPNIVQALTLGGYSRDFENNMNINAAATQKLDFITQGLSLRGAIAYGSTYTYNRGLSRGTYPAFIYNPADGTYTAKDPNVFRVGTYSLNYSPGSTTRTINPQASLNYDRTFGSHHVSGLALYNNRSFFGYRDPSNRDRILNFIPVPTSGFSGRVGYDYKGKYLAEFNAGYNKSEVFASGKKYGFFPAGSIGYNISEEKFFKENIKFVDRLKFRASYGLVGTDDIGNYAYAYLQTYNNSGNVSFGTSHNAYNAIFEGRLANSDVTWEKVKKLNIGMDLTMFKGRVTSTLDVFNDNRYDILTNRGTVSYVFGQSLPPVNLGKTNNRGFELEIAYNDKIGKDFNYRVGGNISVAKNKIVFQDEALPLFPYQQYTGNPINTPRQFKFLGFYQDAADIANSAKPLTGVKPGDIKYADLNGDGAITDADQSYFGYSNTPNTIVGFNLSANYKTLSLNVLFQGALNFNVAGVRESIQAFGSNLQAIHQQSWTPELGQNAKYPILSTSPNAISIPTSPSDFWNVRGDYLRLKSIELSYGIPQSWVNKVRLKGARIYINGTNLITWTKLGSLYEYDPEISSNNTNTNYPPQRLYNMGLSVTF from the coding sequence ATGAGAAAATATATATTCTTTTTAGCATTTACCATTTTGTCGAAGTTTCTCTTTGCACAAAATGTTAACATACAGGGCCAGGTTAGCGATAAGGATGGTGGCATCCCTGGAGCGAGTATCATCGAGAAAGATGTTCCGGGCAACGGTGCATCTACCGGAACAGATGGTAAATTTCGGATTACCTTGAGAGGCAAAAGCCATATTCTGGTTGTGAAGGCCATCGGTTATCTGGCAAAAGAGGTAACAGTTGGCCAATCAGCAAATATTAACATTCCATTAGCGTCTGATGTAAAGGGGCTAGAAGAGGTGGTGGTTGTAGGTTACGGAACCACTAAAAAAGCCACTTTAACAGGCGCAATCAGCTCCGTATCAGGTCAGGATATCAGAAGAAATCCGTCGGCAAGTTTGCAGAACACTTTAGCTGGGCGATTGCCAGGTTTTAGTTCACAACAAACCAGTGGTCAGCCTGGATCTGATGGCGCAACATTTTTTATCCGCGGAATAGGTTCTTACACAGGGTCTAACCAACCACTTATCATTGTAGATGATATCGAGTTTACCTACGCACAATTTGCCCGTTTAGATGCGAACGAAATTGAAAGCCTGAGCATCTTAAAAGACGCATCTACAACTGCCGTTTACGGTATTAAAGGTGCAAATGGCGTGGTTTTGGTTACCACCAGACGTGGGGTTGTTGGTCCGCCAAGTATTACTTTCCGTAGCGAGTATGCGCTTTCACAGCCAACAAGATTACCGAAATTTCTTAATGCTTACGAATCGGCAACACTTTTTAACCAGGCAAGAATAAACGATGGTTTACCTGTGCAATACAGCGCTGCCGACCTCGAACATTGGAAAGCAGGCGATGATCCTTACGGTCACCCTGATGTAAACTGGAAAGAGGTTTTATTCCGCAAATTCAGCTATCAATGGCGCAACAACTTTGATATTAGTGGAGGTAACGATGTGGTAAAATATTTTGCATCATTAGGTATGGTTACCCAAAATGGTATTTTAAACGACTTTGGAGCGGGTGAAGATGTGAATAATAATTTTTATTACAAAAGGTATAACTACCGCTCAAACATTGATATTAAAGCAACAAAAACCTTAAACGTTAAACTCGATTTATTTGGTAATATCGGAGAGCAAAACAATCCTGTAATTCCTAATATCAACGGCATTCAGAATATATTTTACTTTTATAACAGTTTTTTAACGCTGGCACCTTTTGCTTACCCAATTAATAACCCTAATGGAAGTTACGGATACAGTTATGCTCAACCAAACCGTTATTCCTCTCCTAATATTGTGCAGGCGCTAACATTGGGCGGTTACAGTAGAGATTTCGAAAACAATATGAATATCAATGCTGCTGCTACACAAAAATTAGATTTTATTACACAAGGACTTTCTTTAAGAGGTGCAATTGCCTATGGTAGTACCTATACTTATAACAGGGGATTATCAAGAGGAACATATCCGGCATTTATTTATAATCCTGCCGATGGAACTTATACAGCTAAAGATCCAAACGTATTCAGAGTGGGAACCTATTCATTAAATTATAGCCCCGGATCTACTACCAGAACCATTAACCCACAGGCCTCTTTAAATTACGATCGCACATTCGGGTCGCACCATGTATCAGGTTTAGCCTTATATAATAATAGAAGCTTCTTTGGTTACCGAGACCCTTCCAATAGAGACCGGATATTAAATTTTATCCCAGTGCCAACAAGTGGTTTTTCTGGTCGCGTGGGTTACGATTACAAAGGAAAATATTTAGCCGAGTTTAATGCCGGTTATAATAAATCAGAAGTTTTTGCTTCGGGTAAAAAGTATGGTTTTTTCCCTGCCGGATCAATTGGTTATAACATCTCGGAAGAAAAATTTTTTAAAGAAAACATAAAATTTGTTGATCGCTTAAAATTCAGAGCATCCTACGGACTCGTTGGAACAGATGATATTGGTAACTATGCCTATGCTTACTTACAAACATACAATAACAGTGGAAACGTTTCGTTCGGAACTTCTCATAATGCCTATAATGCCATATTTGAAGGACGTTTAGCCAACTCTGATGTAACCTGGGAGAAAGTTAAGAAGTTAAACATCGGTATGGATCTAACCATGTTTAAAGGACGTGTTACTTCAACACTTGATGTCTTTAACGATAATAGGTACGATATTTTAACCAATAGGGGTACAGTATCTTATGTGTTTGGGCAATCTTTGCCGCCGGTTAATCTTGGAAAAACGAACAATAGGGGGTTTGAGCTCGAAATTGCCTATAATGATAAAATTGGTAAAGATTTTAACTATCGTGTTGGCGGTAATATCTCTGTGGCTAAAAATAAAATTGTTTTCCAGGATGAGGCCTTACCATTATTTCCATATCAACAATATACCGGTAATCCGATCAACACACCCAGACAGTTTAAATTTTTAGGTTTTTATCAGGATGCGGCCGATATAGCAAATAGTGCCAAGCCTTTAACCGGAGTAAAACCTGGAGATATCAAATATGCAGATTTAAATGGCGATGGTGCAATTACTGATGCCGATCAATCTTATTTCGGTTATTCGAATACGCCTAACACTATTGTCGGTTTTAATTTAAGTGCAAACTATAAAACGTTAAGTTTAAATGTACTGTTTCAGGGGGCGTTAAACTTCAATGTTGCCGGCGTCCGTGAGTCTATCCAGGCATTTGGATCTAATTTACAGGCTATTCATCAACAAAGTTGGACCCCGGAGCTTGGTCAGAATGCGAAATATCCGATATTGTCAACATCTCCGAATGCAATTTCCATCCCTACATCACCTTCAGACTTCTGGAATGTTAGAGGTGATTATTTGCGATTAAAATCAATAGAATTAAGTTATGGCATTCCTCAGAGTTGGGTAAATAAGGTGCGTTTAAAAGGCGCAAGGATATATATAAACGGTACAAATTTAATTACCTGGACAAAACTTGGCTCGTTATACGAATACGATCCAGAAATATCAAGTAACAACACAAATACCAATTATCCACCACAAAGGCTCTATAACATGGGTTTATCGGTAACATTTTAA